The following is a genomic window from Thalassophryne amazonica chromosome 14, fThaAma1.1, whole genome shotgun sequence.
AACGTTTAGCGCCGCAAACTCAGTGCAGCGCTTGTGTCTTTAAGCACCCTGTCTGCTGCTGCAAAGATGTAGATGAATGAAGGAAGCCCCCGAAACAGCTCTGAAGCACATACAAGctgcagtggctgtgattggaaaactGTAGTCTGTTGCTTCCCCAGTCACACCTACACAGTAAAGCAAAATACAgacttttctaaaaaaaaatgtcagatgaCAGCTGGACTAGAATTTCTTTGAAGACCCAGAGAAGTTGAGATGAAACATCAAACAGATTTAAGACACCATCAGGACTTTTTGAGACACCCAAACCCATCATCAGCAATAAACTTCTACGTATCTTCTTTCTGGACGACCAGCAGCTTCACTCAcgaatgtttttgttgtgttacaggtgAAAAACCGTACGAGTGTTCCAACTGCAAGAAGCGCTTCTCTCATTCTGGATCCTACAGCTCCCACATCAGCAGCAAGAAGTGCATCGGCCTGATTGCCGTCAATGGACGAGTGCGCAGCGGAAACAAGCCCAGCTCCTCCCCCAACTCCACCACCTCCTCACCTGGCAGCCCTGCGCTCGCCCAGCTCCGCCACAAATTGGAAAACGGCCGACCACTAGTCCCACAAGACCAGCAAGGCCAGCTGGATATCAAAGTAGAGCCCATGGACTTCAACGAGTACAGGCTGCTGATGACCTCCCAGCACGGGTTTGGGGCACCAGGGGCCTACATGAATGGCTGTGGTGGAAATCCCCTCGGAATCCAGAGCTCCTCCCAGAGTCCACTACATCACCTAGGAGGCATGGGGCTCGACCTCCCCCTGCTGGGTTTTGCAGGCTCTCATGGGAACAACATGAATGAAGTCAAGAAGGTACTGCAGATCGTGGACAACACCGTGTGCAGGCAGAAGATGGATGCAAATCCAGAGGAAATCTCTAAACTCAGGGCCTACATGAAGGAGCTCGGTGCCCAGATGGAGGAGCAAAATCTAGCGGGCTTCCAGGTGGTGGGCCACAGCAGCCCCACTAAGAGCATCATCGACTACACTCTGGAGAAGGTCAACGAGGCCAAGAGTCTGATTGATGAATCTAAGAGGCAGGTGGACATGAAGAAGGAGAAGCCAAACCACTCAGTGGACCTCAGCGGTGAGGACAAATCCCATGAGGGCCACGCCCAGTACCTGCCATTTTCCTGCCAATATTGCAAAGAGACGTTCCCTGGGCCGATCCCACTACATCAGCATGAGCGCTACCTTTGTAAAATGAACGAGGAGatcaaagcagtcctgcagccCAGTGACAGCAGGGGGGCGCTGTTGTCAGAGCAGCAGACTGGAGTCCCACCCAGCACGGACAGGAGCTCCAGCAGCCCCGTCAATCCATTCAAGGACCACGTGTCGGTGCTCAAGGCCTACTTTGCCATGAACACTGAACCTAACTCAGAGGAACTTCTCAAGATTTCTATTGCTGTAGGTCTTCCTCAAGAGTTTGTGAAGGAATGGTTTGCTCAGTGGAAGAGCCAAAACCACCACGGAGGCAACCTGAGGAAAAAGTCGCCCCCCTCAGACCTCGGTGGGTCGGACGGCACCCGGAGCTTGAGCCGTTCACCGATGTCCTCGTCCCAACTGTCTGTGACACTCCCCACCATAGACTTCACTAACGGAGACGCCTCCCACAGACTTTCAAAGGCCAACCAGTTTACAGCCAGCAGGCAGATAACAGGAGACAAACCACTGGATTCACTGGACCACTTGAGGAGCAACACTCCATCTCCCCTCAACCTTTCGTCTACATCCTCCAAAAACTCTCAGAGCAGCTCTTACACTCCAAACAGCTTAGCCTCTGAGGACGCCCACGGGGACACACCGCTAGATCTGTCCCTGCCCAAACACATAGTCCAAAAGGCCACATCCGTCGGAGAGAAGCGACCCAGACCCAATGGTTTCATCTCTGTCTGCAACGGTGAGCTGCAGGGCCGGGAACACGGACCTGGGCCCTTAGATTTGGCCAACATCAAGAAAGAGGTCCTGGGTTCTGATGGGAACATGGGAGGGAACCCCATCCACCAGCTGGAGAAAAGCACTAGTCCCATTTTTGGGATCAACCCCTTCACTGGTGGTCCGATATACACCTCCCTGCCCCCTCATGGAGCGTTTCCTCCACCTCCCTTTATGTCTCCTGCACAAGCCTCCATCCCGGGCCTCAGGCCCTACCCGGGCCTGGACCCTGTCAGTTTCCTGCCCCACATGGCCTACACCTACGCCACAGGGGCCACGTTTGCTGAGATGCAACAAAGGCGAAAGTACCAACGGAAATCAGGCTTCCAGGTAAAACTAACAAACAGCTTCGGCTACAGGCTGGTTGTTGGGTCTCAGGGGGGCAGTGGTCTGCAGGTTTTTATTCTAATCTCCGTTTCTAACCATGTGATGATCAAATGTAAATGAACGTACTGCTGAGTTGAAAACCTGCCGATCCCTGCTCTGCCTCAGCATGTTGGCAACAAACTGTCAAAACCTTTGAAAGTCTTCAGAAAAGACAAAGGTTCAGGTTGCTGAAGACTTAAAGgctcggttcctcctggtgccAACCTTTGTGTTGAGAAACCATTTGTCCATTAGTGAGTAAAAACGACACCATCAGATTGTTGCGTTGACAGTTGGACATTCTGCACGTCAACGTGTGTACAAATACCTGCATCTCGTACTTACCCATAATTCCATAGCCCTGAGTGCGGCCCACAAATGTTTATCCAGCGCTCAGAGCGGCGGTCTTAACCTAGCGGACCGAGGGCGAGCCGTAGCATGCATCATCTGTGACTAAAGATGAACAAGTTTAACTCTCCGATGCTCACAATCGTCGTTACAAGCGCCACATTTTTAtccttttttctttcattctgtctCTGCTGTTATCTGTGAAAACTCAGCCAATCAGGAAGCAGTTACACACGTTCACTGTCAGTAATGACAACCCGCTAAAACAGGGCAAGAGGGAAGAACAACATGTTGACCATCACTGCATTTGATAATTAACACTTGAGCACCgcgctcgtagagcacaaaccgcCACAAACGCCACCAATTTGTACCtcagaaaaaattttcaaggtcaaagtcctgttagaagcgacttttcatgagctaaaatataatacatatatagatcaaaagggcttttcgaggtcaaaatcaaatatctgctgaaTCTGCaacccggatcagatctggatcaaagtttgtcaggtgatagGGAGTGTCAGTCTGCTCCTCACTTtacaatatgacagtgattgaggcatgtttgattaagatatgatgtaaaatatacattaaatggggttttcaatgtgaaATTTAAATGGAACAAGGTGGAACAAATTACACACAACAAGTGACGTCATAAATCAGTTGTGAATCCTGTGAGCAGACTTTAGGAGCCACAGCTGTCTCGTTGGCAAGCTACAGGGTTCGATATTAGCACTAGTGCAATTATCCAACACAAACAgaaggtgaggtgatggtctagatcagaggatcctcagttcaaatcccagcctgaccggaaaatcactaagggcccttgggcaaagtccttaatcccctagttgctcccggtgtgtagtgagtggcttgtatggcagcagcctcacattggggtgaatgtgaggcattattgtaaagcgctttgagcatctgatgcagatggaaaagcgctatataaatgcagtccatttaaagagAAAAGATGTTTGAACCACAGGAATACTGTTACATTATCCAAAtcgtacatccatccattttcttccactttatccggagtcgggtcgcgggggcagcagctcaagcaaagccgcccagacctcccgatccacacacacctcccccagctcctccaggggaaccccgaggcgttcccaagccagccgagagacgtagtccctccagcgtgtcctgggtcttccccggggcatccTCCTGATGGTTCGTGCCCGGaaaacctctccagcgaggcgtccagggggcatctggaaaagatgcccgagccacctcagctggctcctttctacatggaggagcagtggctcgactccgagctcctcccgactgactgagctcctccccctatctctaagggagtgcccagccaccctgcctcatctcggccacttgtactcgtaatctcattctttcagtcatgacccaaatctcatgaccataggtgagggttggaacgtagatcaGTTGGTAAAtccagagctttgcccccctactcagctctctcttcaccacgatggtccaatacagcgactgcatcactgcagatgctgcaccgatccatctgtcaatctcacgctccatccgtccctcactcgtgaacaagaccccgagatacttaaactcctccacttgaggcaaggacactccaccgacctgaagagggcaaggcacctttttccggtcgagaaccatggcctcggatttggaggtgctgattttcatcccggacgcttcacactcggctgcaaaccaccccagtgcacgttgaaggtcctgatttgacaaagccaacagaaccacatagtccgcaaacagcagagatgagattctctacttcccaaaccagaccccctctacaccctggctgcacctagaaattctgtccgtaaaggtaatgaacagaaccggtgacaaagggcagccctgacggaggccaacgtgcactggaaacaggtttgacttactcccggaaatgcgaaccaagctcctgctgcggtcgtacagggaccggatagcccttagcaaaggacctcgGACCCCGTACTcgcggagcactccccacagggtgccccgagtgacacggtcgaacgccttctccagatccacaaaatacatgtggactggttgggcgaattcccatgaaccctcgagcactcaatggagggtgtagagctggtccagtgtgccgcgaccaggacgaaagccacactgctcctcctgatccgaggttcgactatcggtcgaattctcctctccagtactctggaatagaccttaccggggaggctgaggagtgtgatccccctatatttggaacacacccttcggtcccccttcttaaacagagggaccaccaccccggtctgccaatccagaggcactgtccccgatcgccacgcgatgttgcagaggcgtgtcaaccaagacagtcacacaacatccagagacttaaggtactcaggaaggatttcatccaccccaggagccttgccacctcgGTGAATTTGGCCTGGGTGATACATGAGtctgcctctgggtccccagtctctgcttcctcttctttaagacgtgacgatgggattgaggaaatcctcgcagtattccttccaccgttcGACAACATccacagtcagggtcaacagctccccacccgcaccgtagacagtgccggtggagagctgcttccacctcctgaggcgtcggacggtttgccagaatctcttcgaggccgatcgatagtcctcctccatggcctccccgaactcctcccagacctgagtttttgcctctgcgaccgcacgggctgcgacaagcttggcctgccggtacctgtcagctgcctctggggtcccatctaccaacaaagataagtaggactccttcttcagcttgacggcatcccttacttccggtgtccaccaccgggttcggggattgccgccgcgacaggcaccagagaccttgcaaccacagctatgagtggccgcatcgacaatggaggtggagaacatggtccactcggactccatgtctccaacctcccctgggatctgggagaagctctcccggaggtgggagttgaagaccttgctgacagagggttccgccagtcgttcccagcagaccctcacaatacgtttgggcctgccaggtctgaccggcttcctcccctcccagcggatccaactcaccaccaggtggtgatcggtcaacagctctgcccctctcttcactcgagtgtccgagacatgtggccaaaggtcagatgatatgactacaaagtcgatcatcgacctccggctcagagtgtcctggtgccacgtgcacttatgaacacccttgtgcttggacatggacaaactgtgactagcacagaagtccaacaactgaacaccactcgggttcagatcgaggaggccatgcttcccaatcacccccctccaggtctcactgtcaccgcccacgtgggcgttgaaatcccccaggagaacaatggagtccccattcggagcactatctagtacccctcccagggactccaagaacgtcgggtactctacactgccactcggcccctaggccgagacaacagtgagagacgtgtccccgacccgaaggcatagggagtTGACTCTCccgttcaccagagtgaactccagcacatggcgactgagctggggagcaataagcaatgcgaccccagctctccgcctctccccgtgggcaatgccagaaaagtggagcatccagctcctctccaggagttgggtcctGACGAATCGGAAAAACTGCAAATTTTGTAGTTTGttttcaaattctttattttcaccACATCATTACACATTGACTGATCCCGCTGTCGCAGTTCTTTTACAGCAGCACAGTGTCATGCTTGACTTTCTTTGGGAATCTTCGTCGCGCTCCGTCAGTGCATCGGCTCGTGCACTGACGGAGCTGCTGCTGGAAACTGAGCTCGAAACAAACATGGAT
Proteins encoded in this region:
- the zeb2a gene encoding zinc finger E-box-binding homeobox 2a isoform X1, translating into MKQEIMAEEPRCKRRKQANPRRKNVLNYENVVETGSESDEDDRPLVPEENGLANGGGGEEDKAGSPAGVPALEASPRVGHALLSYRGQNRPEGREGHQSHHHHAWDLGDNVHERLNGTDDRKQDFEALGLEDSTCTVKRAEGVLELDEFFLKRKLEEGEGHPAAIAEYLQRSDTAIIYPEAPEEVTRLGTPEVIGQDESEHDLPAGAPDDFAQLLTCPYCDRGYKRLTSLKEHIKYRHEKNEESFPCSLCADTFSHRVQLERHMVTHKPARDQPQLLNEGAGNRKFKCSECGKAFKYKHHLKEHLRIHSGEKPYECSNCKKRFSHSGSYSSHISSKKCIGLIAVNGRVRSGNKPSSSPNSTTSSPGSPALAQLRHKLENGRPLVPQDQQGQLDIKVEPMDFNEYRLLMTSQHGFGAPGAYMNGCGGNPLGIQSSSQSPLHHLGGMGLDLPLLGFAGSHGNNMNEVKKVLQIVDNTVCRQKMDANPEEISKLRAYMKELGAQMEEQNLAGFQVVGHSSPTKSIIDYTLEKVNEAKSLIDESKRQVDMKKEKPNHSVDLSGEDKSHEGHAQYLPFSCQYCKETFPGPIPLHQHERYLCKMNEEIKAVLQPSDSRGALLSEQQTGVPPSTDRSSSSPVNPFKDHVSVLKAYFAMNTEPNSEELLKISIAVGLPQEFVKEWFAQWKSQNHHGGNLRKKSPPSDLGGSDGTRSLSRSPMSSSQLSVTLPTIDFTNGDASHRLSKANQFTASRQITGDKPLDSLDHLRSNTPSPLNLSSTSSKNSQSSSYTPNSLASEDAHGDTPLDLSLPKHIVQKATSVGEKRPRPNGFISVCNGELQGREHGPGPLDLANIKKEVLGSDGNMGGNPIHQLEKSTSPIFGINPFTGGPIYTSLPPHGAFPPPPFMSPAQASIPGLRPYPGLDPVSFLPHMAYTYATGATFAEMQQRRKYQRKSGFQGELLDGTADYLSGLDDLTDSDSLLSRKKIKKTESGMYACDLCDKTFQKTSSLLRHKYEHTGKRPHQCQICKKAFKHKHHLIEHSRLHSGEKPYQCDKCGKRFSHSGSYSQHMNHRYSYCKREAEEREAAERDARDKGGGVGGALEPTELLMRRAYLQGLGPLGYSDLDDQQDDNSGGTILRDGMEPRGGAMRGRETEVDKVYEEVTDGQEESFREGEEEEEEEEEEGDSRSQMDSGRDDGDGNDVVHLMDESSREGKTDSKSDQEDAN
- the zeb2a gene encoding zinc finger E-box-binding homeobox 2a isoform X2: MKQEIMAEEPRCKRRKQANPRRKNVLNYENVVETGSESDEDDRPLVPEENGLANGGGGEEDKAGSPAGVPALEASPRVGHALLSYRGQNRPEGREGHQSHHHHAWDLGDNVHERLNGTDDRKQDFEALGLEDSTCTVKRAEGVLELDEFFLKRKLEEGEGHPAAIAEYLQRSDTAIIYPEAPEEVTRLGTPEVIGQDESEHDLPAGAPDDFAQLLTCPYCDRGYKRLTSLKEHIKYRHEKNEESFPCSLCADTFSHRVQLERHMVTHKPARDQPQLLNEGAGNRKFKCSECGKAFKYKHHLKEHLRIHSGEKPYECSNCKKRFSHSGSYSSHISSKKCIGLIAVNGRVRSGNKPSSSPNSTTSSPGSPALAQLRHKLENGRPLVPQDQQGQLDIKVEPMDFNEYRLLMTSQHGFGAPGAYMNGCGGNPLGIQSSSQSPLHHLGGMGLDLPLLGFAGSHGNNMNEVKKVLQIVDNTVCRQKMDANPEEISKLRAYMKELGAQMEEQNLAGFQVVGHSSPTKSIIDYTLEKVNEAKSLIDESKRQVDMKKEKPNHSVDLSGEDKSHEGHAQYLPFSCQYCKETFPGPIPLHQHERYLCKMNEEIKAVLQPSDSRGALLSEQQTGVPPSTDRSSSSPVNPFKDHVSVLKAYFAMNTEPNSEELLKISIAVGLPQEFVKEWFAQWKSQNHHGGNLRKKSPPSDLGGSDGTRSLSRSPMSSSQLSVTLPTIDFTNGDASHRLSKANQFTASRQITGDKPLDSLDHLRSNTPSPLNLSSTSSKNSQSSSYTPNSLASEDAHGDTPLDLSLPKHIVQKATSVGEKRPRPNGFISVCNGELQGREHGPGPLDLANIKKEVLGSDGNMGGNPIHQLEKSTSPIFGINPFTGGPIYTSLPPHGAFPPPPFMSPAQASIPGLRPYPGLDPVSFLPHMAYTYATGATFAEMQQRRKYQRKSGFQGELLDGTADYLSGLDDLTDSDSLLSRKKIKKTESGKRPHQCQICKKAFKHKHHLIEHSRLHSGEKPYQCDKCGKRFSHSGSYSQHMNHRYSYCKREAEEREAAERDARDKGGGVGGALEPTELLMRRAYLQGLGPLGYSDLDDQQDDNSGGTILRDGMEPRGGAMRGRETEVDKVYEEVTDGQEESFREGEEEEEEEEEEGDSRSQMDSGRDDGDGNDVVHLMDESSREGKTDSKSDQEDAN